The following proteins are co-located in the Planococcus plakortidis genome:
- the floA gene encoding flotillin-like protein FloA (flotillin-like protein involved in membrane lipid rafts), which yields MGLETIGLGAAIIAIIVVLAIFFTFVPVTLWISALAAGVRISIFTLIGMRLRRVIPSRIVNPLIKASKAGLSVQINQLESHYLAGGNVDRVVNALIAAHRANIDLPFERAAAIDLAGRDVLEAVQMSVNPKVIETPFIAGVAMDGIEVKAKARITVRANIDRLVGGAGEETIVARVGEGIVSTLGSSTNHKKVLENPDLISQTVLGKGLDSGTAFEILSIDIADVDIGKNIGAELQTEQADADKKIAQAKAEERRAMAVASEQEMKAKVVQMRAKVVEAEAEVPMAMSEALRSGNIGVMDYINYKNVQADTSMRESISKSGTEKQEDEN from the coding sequence ATGGGACTTGAAACAATCGGCCTGGGCGCTGCGATAATTGCCATTATCGTCGTACTTGCCATCTTTTTCACATTCGTACCGGTCACATTATGGATCTCGGCTTTGGCGGCCGGCGTCCGCATCAGCATCTTCACATTGATCGGGATGAGATTGCGCCGGGTTATCCCATCGCGCATCGTCAACCCATTGATCAAGGCTTCTAAAGCCGGCCTTTCCGTTCAGATCAACCAATTGGAAAGCCATTACTTGGCTGGCGGTAACGTCGACCGTGTCGTCAACGCATTGATCGCAGCACACCGTGCCAATATCGACTTGCCGTTCGAACGCGCAGCAGCCATCGACCTTGCCGGCCGTGACGTGCTGGAAGCGGTACAAATGTCGGTCAACCCGAAAGTCATCGAAACGCCATTCATTGCCGGTGTTGCGATGGATGGGATCGAAGTGAAAGCGAAAGCGCGCATTACCGTACGTGCCAATATCGACCGCCTTGTCGGTGGTGCGGGCGAAGAAACCATCGTTGCCCGTGTCGGTGAAGGTATCGTTTCGACACTCGGTTCAAGCACTAACCATAAGAAAGTCCTTGAAAACCCGGATCTCATTTCCCAAACCGTTCTTGGCAAAGGGCTGGATTCCGGTACTGCATTTGAAATCCTGTCGATCGATATTGCAGACGTTGATATCGGCAAGAACATCGGCGCGGAGCTTCAGACGGAACAAGCCGATGCCGATAAGAAAATCGCCCAGGCTAAAGCCGAGGAACGCCGCGCAATGGCTGTAGCCAGCGAACAGGAAATGAAAGCGAAAGTCGTCCAGATGCGCGCGAAAGTTGTCGAAGCCGAAGCCGAAGTGCCGATGGCGATGTCAGAAGCGCTGCGTTCAGGGAATATCGGCGTGATGGATTATATCAATTATAAGAACGTGCAAGCCGATACGAGCATGCGCGAATCCATTTCGAAGAGCGGAACGGAAAAGCAAGAGGACGAGAACTAA
- a CDS encoding PhoH family protein: MTNNSLLELHVKDPNEAVLLLGTSDSHLSLIEESFDIHIITRGEVIRLEGSEEGRRTVKLLLEQLLKVIRKGINIDQRDIVSAIEMAKNGTIEYFAELYDEEVARSATGRSIRAKTIGQRHYIHAIKRSDMVFGIGPAGTGKTYLAVVLAVQALKNGQVKKIVLTRPAVEAGESLGFLPGDLKEKVDPYLRPLYDALHDVMGQEQTNRLIERGTIEVAPLAYMRGRTLEEAFIILDESQNTTKAQMKMFLTRLGFNSKMIITGDKTQIDLPRGAESGLIAAEKNLHGVKGIAFQYLEKGDVVRHPLVSKIIEAYENQPG, encoded by the coding sequence ATGACAAATAACAGCCTACTCGAATTGCATGTGAAAGACCCGAACGAAGCGGTCCTGCTTCTCGGCACATCCGACAGCCACTTGTCGCTGATCGAAGAATCTTTTGATATACACATCATCACCCGCGGCGAGGTGATTCGCCTGGAGGGGTCCGAAGAGGGACGCCGGACGGTGAAACTGCTGCTTGAGCAATTATTGAAGGTCATCCGGAAAGGCATCAATATCGACCAGCGCGATATCGTTTCCGCTATCGAGATGGCGAAAAACGGGACGATCGAATATTTTGCGGAACTTTATGATGAGGAAGTGGCACGCAGCGCGACCGGCCGTTCCATCCGTGCCAAGACGATCGGGCAGCGCCATTATATCCATGCCATCAAAAGAAGTGATATGGTATTCGGGATCGGCCCGGCCGGAACCGGGAAAACATATTTAGCGGTCGTGCTGGCGGTGCAAGCATTGAAAAACGGCCAAGTGAAAAAAATCGTCCTGACACGCCCTGCGGTTGAAGCGGGTGAGAGCCTCGGATTTTTGCCTGGCGATTTGAAGGAAAAAGTCGATCCGTATTTGCGTCCTCTTTATGATGCTTTGCATGATGTCATGGGCCAGGAGCAGACCAACCGCCTGATTGAGCGCGGCACGATTGAAGTGGCGCCGCTCGCCTATATGAGGGGCCGCACGCTCGAGGAGGCGTTCATCATCCTCGATGAATCCCAGAATACGACGAAAGCGCAGATGAAAATGTTTTTGACGCGTCTTGGCTTTAATTCCAAGATGATCATTACCGGCGATAAAACACAGATAGATTTGCCTCGCGGGGCGGAGTCCGGATTGATCGCCGCAGAAAAGAATCTGCACGGAGTCAAAGGAATCGCGTTCCAATACTTGGAAAAAGGCGATGTCGTACGCCATCCGCTCGTCTCCAAGATCATCGAAGCTTACGAGAACCAGCCTGGCTAA